The proteins below come from a single Natranaeroarchaeum aerophilus genomic window:
- a CDS encoding metal-dependent transcriptional regulator → MNTADQYLKTIYLAQTIEDGPASTGQLAEMLDVSPASVNEMIGKLEDRGLADHEKYKGVRLTDEGIGRAREAIQTYCIIERFLANVLEVKNYREEARALESVIDDTVADRLDTIIDRPAECPDCFDPEADQCECLVVELEGQAD, encoded by the coding sequence ATGAACACCGCTGATCAGTATCTCAAGACGATCTATCTCGCCCAGACGATCGAGGATGGCCCAGCGTCGACTGGTCAGCTCGCGGAGATGCTCGACGTCAGCCCCGCGAGCGTCAACGAGATGATCGGCAAGCTAGAGGATCGGGGGCTGGCTGACCACGAGAAGTACAAGGGCGTGCGGCTCACCGACGAGGGGATCGGTCGGGCGCGAGAAGCCATCCAGACGTATTGTATCATCGAGCGGTTCCTCGCGAACGTCCTCGAAGTGAAGAACTATCGCGAAGAGGCACGGGCACTGGAGAGCGTGATCGACGATACGGTCGCAGATCGACTGGATACGATTATCGATCGGCCGGCGGAGTGTCCCGACTGTTTCGATCCGGAAGCCGACCAGTGTGAGTGTCTCGTCGTCGAACTGGAAGGCCAGGCCGACTAA